In Nodularia sp. LEGE 06071, one DNA window encodes the following:
- a CDS encoding MFS transporter: MFRGLFSFNGRYRILHLTWFAFFLSFVVWFNFAPFQTAIKEALSLTEGQVRTIAICNVALTVPARIIIGMVLDKYGPRITYSILLMYAAIPCLAFASAQNFSQLIISRLALSIVGAGFVIGIRMVAEWFPPKEIGIAEGIYGGWGNFGSAAAAFTLPSLAAATAFFTVGQLNWRLAIALTGIIAAIYGVVYFFNVEDTPSGKVYQRPSRHGGIEVTTKKSFWLLMLTNIPLVGILAVLAWRISKIGLLSPTQLFIVYLLLIGLYLFQAYKCWDVNQELMIGKKQYAAKDRYEFSQVAILELTYFVNFGSELAVVSMLPAFFESTFSLSKVLAGMIAATYAFMNLVARPGGGWVSDTVGSRKWTMTILTGGMGITYLFMSSVSSNWWLPIAIILTMTCSFFVQAGEGSTFAIVPLVKRRITGQIAGNVGAYGNVGAVAYLTLYSLLPAGDVGNRIFFQTLGVTALIVTFLCAFLLKEPQGSFAEHHEGDEPELTPEEFPAFTKD, encoded by the coding sequence ATGTTTAGAGGATTATTTTCATTCAACGGTCGCTACCGCATCTTACATCTGACTTGGTTTGCATTCTTTTTATCATTTGTAGTCTGGTTTAACTTTGCACCTTTTCAAACAGCTATTAAAGAAGCACTGAGTTTAACAGAAGGACAAGTTAGAACGATCGCTATTTGTAACGTAGCTCTAACTGTGCCAGCCCGGATCATTATCGGTATGGTTCTAGATAAGTATGGACCAAGAATTACTTACTCAATCTTGCTGATGTATGCGGCTATTCCCTGTCTGGCTTTTGCTTCAGCCCAAAACTTCAGCCAGTTGATTATCAGTCGTTTGGCGCTCAGTATAGTCGGTGCTGGGTTTGTAATTGGGATTCGCATGGTTGCTGAATGGTTCCCTCCCAAAGAAATCGGTATTGCAGAGGGAATTTATGGTGGTTGGGGGAATTTTGGTTCAGCAGCTGCGGCGTTTACTTTACCTTCACTAGCGGCGGCAACAGCTTTTTTCACTGTTGGTCAACTTAACTGGCGGTTAGCGATCGCCTTAACTGGGATAATAGCTGCTATCTATGGAGTGGTCTATTTCTTCAACGTTGAAGATACTCCCTCTGGCAAAGTTTATCAGCGTCCCTCTCGTCACGGTGGCATAGAAGTTACTACCAAGAAAAGCTTTTGGCTGCTGATGTTAACCAATATTCCCTTAGTGGGCATCTTAGCCGTATTAGCTTGGCGCATCTCTAAAATTGGTTTACTCTCTCCAACACAGCTATTTATTGTCTACCTGTTGTTAATTGGTCTGTACCTCTTCCAAGCCTATAAATGCTGGGATGTGAATCAAGAATTGATGATTGGTAAAAAACAATATGCTGCTAAAGACCGTTATGAATTTTCACAGGTAGCAATTTTAGAACTAACTTATTTTGTCAACTTTGGTTCAGAGTTAGCAGTGGTTTCCATGCTACCGGCATTTTTTGAATCTACTTTCAGTCTCAGTAAAGTCTTAGCAGGGATGATTGCTGCTACTTACGCATTTATGAATTTAGTTGCACGTCCCGGTGGCGGTTGGGTTTCAGATACAGTTGGCAGTCGTAAATGGACAATGACCATACTAACTGGTGGTATGGGTATTACTTATCTATTCATGAGTAGTGTCAGTAGTAATTGGTGGTTACCCATAGCAATTATATTGACTATGACTTGTTCATTCTTCGTCCAAGCTGGAGAAGGTTCTACTTTTGCGATTGTGCCTTTAGTAAAGCGGCGAATTACTGGTCAAATTGCTGGGAACGTCGGCGCATACGGCAATGTTGGCGCTGTGGCTTACCTGACTTTATACAGTCTTTTACCAGCAGGTGATGTTGGGAACCGAATCTTTTTTCAGACTCTTGGTGTTACCGCGTTGATTGTAACTTTCCTTTGTGCCTTTTTGCTGAAAGAACCTCAAGGCTCATTTGCTGAACACCATGAGGGTGATGAACCAGAACTGACACCAGAAGAGTTCCCTGCTTTTACTAAGGATTAA
- a CDS encoding molybdopterin oxidoreductase family protein produces MTEFTKTLCPYCGVGCGLEVSPPAQLAKATNRDSQGNPIWRVRGDKAHPSSKGMVCVKGATIAESLDKNRLHYPMVRDSLDQEFRRVSWDEVFNIITQRIQTIRSTQGSEAICMYGSGQFQTEDYYIAQKLLKGCLGTNNFDANSRLCMSSAVSGYIQSFGSDGPPCCYEDLDLTDCAFLIGTNTAECHPIVFNRLVKHHKKNRHVKIIVVDPRRTPTAEAADLHLAIRPGTDIDLMNGMAHLLMRWNYIDIGFIDECTSNFSEYAEVIRHYTPDVAARQCGISIEDLETAARYWGESQRVLSLWSMGVNQSSEGTAKVRTIINLHLMTGQVGKPGAGPFSLTGQPNAMGGREGGGLAHLLPGYRLVKNPQHRAEVEQFWGLKPGQISANPGLTAWDMITGLENDAVGLLWIAATNPAVSMPDLERTKKALWRSPLTIYQDAYYPTETSAYAHILLPAAQWGEKTGVMTNSERTVTLCQAFRQPPREAKADWEIFAEVGRRLGFEKEFAFANSSQVYAEFVQLTGDRLCDMTGISHEQLQIDGATQWPHPNKGSGESKRLYTDLRFQTPDGRARFGAYYSKGLAEPPDPDYPFVLTTGRLYGHWHTQTRTGHIEKIRKMHPEPFIEIHPRDAARLEITENQIVEVRSRRGQTKFPAKITKAIAPGTVFIPMHWGALWADNAEANTLTHPESCPDSLQPELKACAVQLAPVNAELLVEQHQLQSLHS; encoded by the coding sequence ATGACTGAATTTACTAAAACTCTTTGTCCTTACTGTGGTGTGGGCTGTGGACTGGAAGTTTCACCGCCGGCGCAATTGGCAAAAGCAACTAATCGAGATAGTCAGGGAAATCCAATTTGGCGGGTACGGGGTGATAAAGCTCATCCTTCAAGTAAAGGGATGGTTTGTGTTAAGGGTGCAACTATCGCTGAATCTTTAGATAAGAATAGATTACATTACCCAATGGTGCGAGATTCTTTAGATCAGGAGTTTCGCCGGGTGAGTTGGGATGAAGTTTTTAATATTATTACGCAACGTATCCAAACAATTCGCAGCACCCAAGGATCAGAAGCTATTTGTATGTATGGTTCTGGTCAGTTTCAAACTGAAGATTACTATATAGCTCAGAAACTTCTCAAAGGATGTCTGGGTACTAATAATTTTGATGCCAATTCACGTTTATGTATGTCTAGTGCTGTGTCTGGATATATTCAAAGTTTTGGCTCAGATGGACCACCTTGCTGTTATGAAGATTTAGACTTAACTGATTGTGCATTTTTAATTGGTACGAATACGGCGGAATGTCACCCCATTGTTTTTAACAGGTTGGTAAAACATCATAAAAAGAATCGCCACGTCAAAATTATTGTGGTCGATCCTCGGCGGACTCCGACGGCTGAAGCTGCTGATTTACATTTAGCTATTCGTCCAGGTACAGATATTGATTTGATGAATGGGATGGCTCATTTATTGATGCGTTGGAATTATATTGATATCGGTTTTATTGATGAGTGTACGAGCAATTTCTCGGAATACGCTGAGGTGATTCGTCATTACACCCCAGATGTGGCGGCGCGTCAATGTGGTATCAGTATTGAAGATTTAGAAACCGCAGCCCGCTACTGGGGAGAATCTCAACGGGTTTTATCTCTGTGGTCAATGGGTGTCAATCAATCCAGTGAAGGTACGGCGAAGGTCAGAACTATCATTAATCTGCATTTAATGACTGGACAAGTTGGTAAGCCTGGGGCGGGACCTTTTTCTCTGACTGGTCAGCCGAATGCGATGGGAGGACGGGAAGGTGGGGGTTTGGCGCATTTGTTACCCGGTTATCGTTTGGTGAAAAATCCCCAACATCGTGCGGAAGTTGAGCAGTTTTGGGGATTAAAACCAGGGCAAATTTCAGCTAATCCCGGTTTAACTGCTTGGGATATGATTACTGGTTTGGAAAATGATGCTGTAGGTTTACTGTGGATTGCAGCGACTAATCCGGCTGTGAGTATGCCAGATTTAGAACGAACTAAGAAGGCTTTATGGCGATCGCCTTTAACAATTTACCAAGACGCATATTATCCCACAGAAACCTCTGCTTACGCTCACATTCTTTTACCCGCAGCCCAGTGGGGTGAGAAAACTGGCGTGATGACTAATTCCGAAAGAACGGTGACTTTGTGTCAAGCCTTCCGCCAACCGCCCAGAGAAGCCAAAGCCGATTGGGAAATTTTTGCTGAGGTGGGGCGCAGGTTGGGTTTTGAGAAAGAGTTTGCCTTTGCTAATTCATCTCAAGTTTATGCTGAGTTTGTGCAATTGACAGGCGATCGCCTCTGCGATATGACTGGTATTAGTCATGAACAATTACAAATAGACGGAGCGACTCAATGGCCTCATCCAAACAAGGGGAGTGGGGAATCTAAACGTCTTTATACAGATTTACGCTTCCAAACCCCAGACGGACGAGCGCGTTTTGGCGCATATTATTCTAAAGGTTTGGCAGAACCACCCGATCCTGATTATCCTTTTGTCTTGACAACTGGGCGACTTTATGGGCATTGGCACACGCAAACGCGCACGGGACACATTGAAAAAATCCGCAAAATGCACCCGGAACCGTTTATTGAAATTCATCCCCGTGATGCTGCTAGGTTAGAAATTACAGAAAATCAAATAGTGGAAGTGCGATCGCGTCGGGGTCAAACGAAATTTCCTGCTAAAATTACGAAAGCGATCGCACCTGGGACAGTATTTATCCCCATGCACTGGGGGGCTTTATGGGCAGACAATGCCGAAGCTAACACTCTTACCCATCCTGAATCTTGCCCAGATTCACTGCAACCAGAATTAAAAGCCTGTGCTGTACAGCTAGCCCCAGTCAATGCAGAGTTACTAGTGGAACAACATCAACTACAAAGTTTACATTCTTAG